The segment ACAGTCTAACGATTATCATTGCATCTTTAGTTTATAAAGAATAGCAAAAAAGGGATGCATTACACACTTGGATGGGCTCCTCAGAAGGATGTAGAAGAGCAAATGGTTGGACTAGCAAAGCCAACTGCATGGCTGATGTATTCAAAAGATCAGCTGTGCATGGGATCTGAAAATTGTGAAAAGTCAGAGACCATAAGATATCAAGATACAGAGACTTCGCAAGGCAGCCATCAACGAAGATATGAAGCAAAAGATAAACAGggaaaatgatgaaatgaaaacTAGTCCTTCACCTGGCCAATGGTGCACCTCATAAAACGTGGACTGCAATTCCCAGTGTCTCTTGCAATAAACTCACTTGATGCAGGCTTCACAAAGTTTAAAGAAGGAAACGATAACATTAAAGcttgaaagaaataaacacCAGCtgaagtaaataaatttgaaattcatgtTCATGCAACAAGACTATCAGTAATATCCCTAGGACAGGATATCAAAGAAGGGGGAAATAAAAAAGTAGAACATAATTAACACCATGTAGATCGAGAAAGTACCGGGGGAAGAGTCGCCTGGTTGCCTTGACGAGTGTCAAACAGGACAACTGATGAATTTGGAACGGGCCTTGGTATTTGATTAGGATCAATTTTTGATTGTGTGGCTGCAGGAGATCCGGTTTGACCAATAGCAGGTGAGATGGTAGTCATAGATTGGTTAGGTGGAGGTGGCACCATCCCAAACATTCTAGGTGGCTGCAATTGACCAGTAATAGGTGGAGGAGCTGTCGCCTTGtgttcaaaaaaagaaaatgatcatatttttttttccaaacaaGGAACCTAGCTTTCatgaaaacaaatgaaaaaacaaaagtatgGGCGAGATGAAAAGGAAGTACTTGAAACATGTGtctgaaaaacaaaatcgagAGAAGCTGTACATGACACAATGGGCAActtctgcttttttttttctttttttttttttcatgcgTCTTCTGACTTTAAACAAATCAATCAACAAATTATTGACTTTCTGCAGTTCAAGATAAATCTGGAAACTCTCTCCTCACGTCTAAAATTGGGAGTTATGTAGTAGAGTAGGTACCATATGCCTATAAAGCGCATGTCCAAAAACTTGTAAATTCTTTCTCTAATTCAATCCCCAAAAAAGAATATGTATACAAGACACATTTTTTTACAAGTGTATGCAAGCCTGAGCATAGGTTTGCAACTTCACCTAACTACTACATAATGCATAAACTCAACAAGTTAAAAGTGAACGGCTACCTGACCAGCTTGCATTGGCCATGTTGGTGGCCCAAATGGGGAACCTGAAGGTGGCGCTACTCCTTGAGATGCCAACTGAAATGGTGGTGCTGGTTGCCCGGGAGGACCTGATTGAGCCAAGAATCCAGGGCCACCTGGAACAGAATGCATATATGGAGTCTGAACAGATGCTCCCATTGGTGGAGGACCAACGGATGGTGGAGGACCTTGTGGTGCATTGGCTGCTGGAGGAAAACGTGGTCCACCAGGGAAGTTGTTCTGAGCGAATGCTGGAGGGCCATTACTCAATGTACCACTCTGAGCACTTGGTGGAGGCATGCTTGGGCTACTACCAGAAGGGGGAAATGTTGCACTTGGACGTGCACCAAGTGGAGGTGCACCAAGGGGAGGCGCAGCTGAACTACTGGACAAACCTGAGGAAATAACAGTGTTTGAAGGTGGTGGCCTATGAGAGGGTTGGCCAGGACCCCCAACGCCTGGCGGAGGTGGCCTAGATACTAATGGAGATGGTTGTCCAACAGGCGGCCCACTGGGTCTCATTGGAGCCATGTTGGGAGGTAATGCAGATGGTGGAGGCCCTGATGAAGGCATATTAGGTCGGGTAATTGAAGCCGGGGGTGGACCTGGCCGTGAAAATTGAGGTGGCGCACCAGAAATCCCAGTTGGTGGGGGTGCCGACGAAGGAAAAGGTGGCGATTGACCAAATGGAGTCCTGGGAAATGAATTGGGCATTGAAGGAGGTCGATTGAGATTCATATTGTGAAAATTATCAGCTAAAGAACCTGGATTTGTCTGAGAATTGGGGTAGTAATTAGGCGGTGGTGCTGGAGATTGATTGCTGTTGCTTTCATTGGGCCGAGGTGCCCCTGGAGGCACAAGAGCTGCCATTGATCAACCAGATTTCAGGATTTCCTACAATTCAATGGAATCCCTCGATACAAACTCGCTCTGTGGATTCAACAACCCAAGTCAACTCTGCAAGAATACACCAAATCAACAATAAGATCAAGAATCCCAAATCCCCGAATTTCCACAGAAATCTAACACAAACAAGATTCAATTCTCATATTCATCACCCATTTCGCCTTCTTAAAAACCCAAAAGCCGAAAATGAAATCGATGTATGTTCTCTCGATCGACCATCGAGCAGATCAATAATAACGTTCAATCCGAAATTCCAGATTTCCAACAAAAAATCCAAcagaattaaacaaatttaagatttaCAAGAGGAAGTGACATATCAGAATCAAAGATCCACAACATAAATTGGATCCCAGGGCGAGGAAAACGAACCTGGTGGGTTGTTGATGCAGCGGCTAGTCGTAAGAACACGAGACCCGGCACCGGCATACGAGGCCCCAAGTGAAAGAGAAACAGAAACGTATGATGAGCACATGCAACTATCAAATACCCGTTTGTATATTATTTAcggaaattttcatttttaaacctatctttattaaataatattttattttttctcattcacaaattaattttaataaataagaaaaataaagtaaaaattattctgtaaaaattaataattttcaaccatttattttaaactttaatgtCAAACGTTTAATATCTCATTTAATgcataagattaaaaaaaaaaaaaaaattattttactatttttaaataataccttaataaatagttaattttctatttttttttttaatttaaagttatattaaactataaatttgtaatttaacatttaCGTTTctatttagtaatttttttttttttttataattattagattggtctttaatcttttaaaatttacaattttatctctattaaaaaataatccacaatagatattgttttcattGGATTGGTGGTTGGTTTGATTTCTCCTCCTCCATACTTTAGGGGAaggattccacacccttataaatagtggtttgttctcctccaaCGAAtatgagacatcacaatcagtggtttgttctcctccaaCGAAtatgagacatcacaatccaccccttcggggccagcgttctcgctggcactctttccttcctctaatcgatgtgggactgcccccaaatccacccccctttaggCCTAGCTTCCTTACTAGCaaaccgcctcgtgtctacccccttttggggaacagcgagaaggctgacacatcgtccggtgtctggttctaataccatttgtaacggctcatatccaccgctagcagatattgtcctatttgggctttccatttCAGGCTTctccttaaggctttaaaacgcgtatactaaaagaggtttccacaccctcataaatggtggtttgttctcctctctaacggACATCACAGTACTATTAGTTAATTATTTCgttaattacaataaataaataataatgtaattaagtatatattaaatgaaagaaatgtatttatttgctaaaattattaattaattatctaacAGGCTACAAGCCCAGTTTTTAATTAAGGCTGTTTCCAGCAAATTATAAGATGGGCCGTCTTACAAGTGGCCCAAGCCCAATTTCATATTAAGATGAAGTGAAAAGACGCCCAACACCTTCcttcgaaaaagaaaagtataaaTAGTAACAGAGCATTAGTTTACTATTTTCCTGCCCTAATTTTTTTGCGTGTTCGTTTGGGAGCAAGTAGAAGGCGAGGTTGAAGATGACTGCGCCAGACTTTGTAGCTTCCTCTTCCCAAGTGAAGGTATAATTCTGTCctccttttctctttaatGGCGGAAATCGACCTTCTGCACTCTTTCGCGCTTCGTtttctgcttcctctttttcttgaGGCTTACTTCGGTCTTCCGTTTTTTGTGGAATTTATTGGCGCTTTGTTTGATTCTAAGGATATGAGTAGTTTGCGCAGTGGCGTGACGGTGTTTGGAATACATTGGTGCTTTGTTTGATTCTGTGGATACGAGTAGTTTACTCAGTGGTGTGCCGATGTTTGGTTTATTCGAAttctgatatttttttttggactgCAGTTCATAATCCTTGGAAAGATACTTCTACTGATTTTAAGAAATCTAGCTATTTGGTATACACATTAAATAGATTTTGGTTCTACTCTGGGTCTTACTTTTATTTACAGTGCCGTGGTTGTTAATAATAGGCTACTCGTTGAAAgtattagttttttttgtgTACTTCGGATTTGTTCTTACCCTCGCTTGGACTCGGGGTGCTCTTTTTAGTTTCGGTGTTGCTATTGTTGGAAATGATGGATTACGTGGTCCATAAACATTGTTCTGCTCTCATCTACTGAGACCATTCTTCGAACTTCATCTCAGTGAGTTAAACTAGCCGACAAACGAATCCAATTGACCCAAAATAAGTTAGCGTCTTTTCCTTAAAAATACCAAGTGCCAGCTTCCctccttctttctcctttagaCCAACGATCGGCTCTCTTTCTCAGAGTTTCACATCGAAAAAGTATCGGAGAAGGGTATGTATCTCATCACATCTCACTTGGTATATGTTCCACTTTGATTTCAACTCGGGACAGTAGGACTGGTTGAGTTTTGCTGGTTTATATTCATGATTTAAAGTCGTAacgttaatagatattatacATTGgaggccccaaagggggtggtcTGGTCGGCTAGACCAGCGGTATTTGAATCTTCTGGTGGGCCTTAGGTGCACACTTtcttaaaaggaaaaaagatagACGTAGTAGGTTGGCAGGCAAGTATACTGAGTGTTTTGCACCCGTTTGTTCATTTCCCTAATCTTAGCCCTCTCGCTCCCTCCGTCTCTTCTTCTGTTTTCCCTTTTTAGACTAGCAGTCCAGGATTAAACCCAACTAAACCTAAGCGCTTACACCCTTATTTGAAACTAGGCAGGAAAATCCTTCCTTTTGAGAGTAGAAAGTTCAATGAGTGCTTGTTAACCACACAAGCTTGGATATCTATGAATTTGGAGGaatgtttaaaatgttttgtgaTTGCGAATGCGTCTTCGATAAGAAAAAGACAGGTAAAaatcaaaaattaattttactcTCTACCGATGCCCTATTGCTCACTTGTTTTTATGCAAATGACCCAAGGGAAattaaaatggagaataatTGCTTTCAGATATTCCCCCCTCATTTTACTTATTCATTTCCCCCCcgtttttatttaatggtttcaggtgaagaagaaaaagcagAAGATTGCCGCAGTTTCTAATTCCGGCATTGATCTGAAGTCCATTATCCATGGGCATGCTTTGTTCTTTGACAAGTTAGTGGAACTTATCCCAGCGAGGTTCTACTTACCTActgatgaaaaagaaaaaccttgGTTTCAGGGCCTTAGCAAGACGGAAAAGGCAACGGCTAAGAAGGAATCAAAGGAAAACCTTAAGAAAGTACGAAGAGATCGTATGGATCCGGAAAAGTCTTCTAAATCAACCCTTGATTTGCTTAAAGAAAgcttagaaaatgaaaagttgaaaaatgagagtgatgatgatgaagaggGTGTTAAGCCAATGGCATCTGGGTTGGGTGGTGACGACCGGTCAGTGACATATGAAGAACTTAGACAACGGCTTCGTCGAAAAATTGAGGAGTTCCGGGGGAATAGAAATACAGGATGTTCAAACagggaaaagaagagaaatgaaagaaacgAGAGAAGGGAACTTTTCCAGAAGAAGCGCAAGAGAGAAAGTGAGTCTGAGGACAAGAAATTAGACACTACCCAGTCGAGGGTCGAAATGGAGAGGAATGTAGAGGAGGCCACCAAAGAACTTGCGTTTGGTCATGTTAAACTAGGAACTGAAGAAGAGGACGGCAAGAATAAGAAGAGAAAACTCTCCAAGCTGAAGGAGCTTGAAAAGGCAAAAAAGTTGGATGAAGCAAAGAAGGACCCTGAAACGGGCGAGATAATATTGAAGAAGCATTCTTGGAAAGCAGCAACAAGTAGAGCTGCTGGGGTTAAAGTTCATGATGATCCTCAGCGTCTGATGAAGAGCTTacggaaagaaaagaaacagcAACTGAAGAGTATTGAGAAATGGAAAGGAAGGATTG is part of the Cucurbita pepo subsp. pepo cultivar mu-cu-16 chromosome LG12, ASM280686v2, whole genome shotgun sequence genome and harbors:
- the LOC111807820 gene encoding nucleolar protein 58-like; translated protein: MTAPDFVASSSQVKVKKKKQKIAAVSNSGIDLKSIIHGHALFFDKLVELIPARFYLPTDEKEKPWFQGLSKTEKATAKKESKENLKKVRRDRMDPEKSSKSTLDLLKESLENEKLKNESDDDEEGVKPMASGLGGDDRSVTYEELRQRLRRKIEEFRGNRNTGCSNREKKRNERNERRELFQKKRKRESESEDKKLDTTQSRVEMERNVEEATKELAFGHVKLGTEEEDGKNKKRKLSKLKELEKAKKLDEAKKDPETGEIILKKHSWKAATSRAAGVKVHDDPQRLMKSLRKEKKQQLKSIEKWKGRIETTQKMKSERQQKRSGNIAQKIHDKKMKRIAKREKKLMRPGFEGRKEGFINESTG